One part of the Bacteroidales bacterium genome encodes these proteins:
- a CDS encoding radical SAM protein, translating to MKWSRYNFLFKSERYGLFIYNSVTNAFLKLNDELYQICKKIEVDGSNISLLDDEIKDGFIQSKILTTAFEENNYITQTTYLKRLRSYDYRTLGLVIAPTYTCNFACPYCYEHNMPDYHMAEQTEDQIISFIKTFHQVKDVQICWHGGEPLLRFNNIKSLITKIKNTKEINLAKHHIVTNGYLLDEEKCTFFKEVGLDSVQITIDGLEATHNINRKHKSGKPTFDTIIKNIDHLLNSYPECKINLRVNIHDGNKEEYPELRKQILEKWVDKNIYLYFSYVQNHGQCQVACLENKNKLQFSVDLYKNHGINEVELYPTSKLGGCTADTNQSYIIGPKGELYKCWVDLGKKDKEIGHIADTKLNLSLISEYVVGTDKYSDAKCIDCFLFPVCDGGCGLYRFDYKKYGKDYNVCPINPEDLNLLLELFYEKQIQK from the coding sequence ATGAAATGGTCTAGGTATAATTTCCTTTTCAAATCCGAACGTTATGGTTTATTTATATACAATTCAGTAACAAACGCCTTTCTAAAGTTAAACGACGAACTTTATCAGATTTGTAAAAAGATAGAGGTAGACGGATCAAATATTTCATTACTTGATGATGAAATAAAAGATGGTTTTATACAATCAAAAATCCTAACCACTGCATTTGAGGAAAATAATTACATTACTCAAACTACATACCTAAAAAGATTACGATCATATGATTATAGAACACTAGGACTTGTTATTGCGCCAACCTACACCTGCAATTTTGCTTGCCCATACTGTTATGAACACAACATGCCCGATTATCACATGGCAGAACAAACAGAAGATCAGATTATATCATTTATTAAAACATTTCATCAAGTAAAGGATGTTCAAATCTGCTGGCATGGTGGTGAACCATTACTAAGATTTAATAATATAAAAAGCCTTATCACGAAAATAAAGAATACTAAGGAAATCAACCTAGCCAAACATCATATAGTAACAAATGGGTACTTATTGGATGAAGAAAAATGCACATTTTTTAAAGAGGTGGGGTTAGATTCAGTCCAAATTACTATTGATGGATTAGAGGCAACACACAACATTAATAGAAAGCACAAATCGGGTAAACCAACCTTTGATACTATTATTAAGAATATTGATCATTTGCTGAATTCTTACCCAGAATGCAAGATTAATCTGCGTGTTAACATTCATGATGGCAATAAAGAAGAGTACCCCGAATTGCGTAAGCAGATTCTTGAAAAATGGGTTGATAAGAATATCTATTTATATTTTTCCTACGTTCAAAACCATGGACAATGTCAGGTAGCCTGTTTGGAGAATAAGAATAAGTTGCAATTTTCTGTAGACTTGTATAAAAATCACGGAATAAATGAAGTAGAGTTATATCCAACATCAAAATTAGGAGGTTGTACTGCCGATACTAATCAATCATATATAATTGGCCCTAAAGGTGAACTTTATAAGTGCTGGGTTGACCTTGGTAAAAAGGATAAAGAGATTGGACATATTGCCGATACAAAATTAAATTTGTCCTTAATTTCAGAGTATGTAGTTGGAACAGATAAGTACAGTGATGCCAAATGTATTGATTGCTTTTTATTCCCAGTGTGCGATGGCGGTTGTGGGTTATATAGATTTGATTATAAGAAGTATGGGAAAGATTATAATGTTTGCCCTATAAATCCAGAAGATTTAAATTTATTACTAGAATTATTTTATGAAAAACAGATTCAGAAATAG
- a CDS encoding helix-turn-helix transcriptional regulator yields MKKINEQLKFIREANGFSQEDMAERINKSQSAYARIELGRTKIDFDTLSKFADVFKLSVIDVITFPEKWAPIGSTDNDEDKSRIVLQIELKKEKKDQVLKLVFGENNLEILNK; encoded by the coding sequence ATGAAAAAGATTAATGAACAACTTAAATTTATTAGGGAAGCAAATGGTTTTAGTCAGGAAGATATGGCTGAAAGGATTAATAAGAGTCAATCTGCTTATGCAAGAATTGAATTAGGAAGAACAAAAATCGACTTTGATACTTTGAGCAAGTTCGCGGATGTATTTAAATTATCAGTAATAGATGTAATTACATTTCCTGAAAAGTGGGCACCGATTGGCTCTACAGATAATGATGAAGATAAATCAAGAATAGTTCTTCAGATTGAACTTAAAAAGGAAAAAAAAGACCAGGTTTTAAAATTGGTTTTTGGAGAAAATAACTTAGAAATTTTAAATAAATAA
- a CDS encoding toprim domain-containing protein: MIIDINEIWKITDGGRTIIEDIYPQSKDSFNGRKNFKIRPDDKKASCSVFKDKTKTFWFFQDKGGGDTKAKNAIVLIQEAKGLDYYNSLKYAWENYCNGTIIFNNTFPEPKIENTKKEYDKIQVKPKKGFTPFELSVLGVGIKEEHCKDFSLVALDYYITKKGYKIKSTDEYPIYYYDYGTFGKIYQPFAKEYRFLYVGEKPDHYIFSDNRTAKLLNKIKKGEFLSTDDENSDKQLEEVIMCTGPSDALTVYTNGYRVVWFNSETGDFTASDYRILKKLAKTIYTLPDIDKTGVKEVLEICTRFLDIHIIWLPEDLKRFKDWKGNQCKDVRDFFKYYHNTTYYNNAFYFKKLVETSLSLQFWVVIIEEDKNGIKHFKYEISNEHIYRFLNACGFFTIDSKATKSEYSYIRIIDNVVEEIPEKKIQEHINKFLIDYLGNHLEYYNIKLINSIHRTNQLKLASLAKLKRIELDFKSYGVGFDYLFFKNCAILITGQKIEKFSINTTSKYVMKDKIIDFHFIPSESPFSIEFTQEYRELLESLDRSNLPQEKEIIRTKIDGVRDVDRFELIIKDNSYSLIRYLINTSNVHWQKQEKGISLTLDEIKENNLHFINKVIALGYCLYRYKEAGRAYATYAMETSQGMLGAHRGGTGKSFFFSLIKYVRKLVEESGQKADLVTDKHLFSKVIKGDTEFAYFDDVAERHDLHIFMPAVTGAMEVEPKFVNKYTIDYEESPKIGISSNHPVRNMDPSLKRRLWFVGFSDYYHPEERSTGTKERTMLTEFGKNLIKDFTNDEMSKYYNLMCWCLNFYLKFHEKVNPPMDDIEKRNLQGLLGDEFIDWARDYFTVEKLNIDLNKENAFTDYKERFTEKDRRFLKATKFKQRLKLYAEYCGYIFNPQDLMCSQTEIQRNDIRKHVDGKDVYCFHYRTNDFKTTPEQPKKDYEVVINNQKIPF; encoded by the coding sequence ATGATAATCGACATCAATGAAATTTGGAAAATTACCGACGGTGGACGGACAATAATTGAAGATATCTACCCGCAAAGCAAGGATTCTTTTAATGGTAGAAAAAACTTCAAAATTCGCCCTGATGATAAAAAGGCTTCCTGCTCTGTGTTTAAGGATAAAACCAAAACATTTTGGTTTTTTCAGGATAAAGGAGGCGGTGATACTAAGGCTAAGAATGCTATTGTTTTAATCCAAGAAGCTAAAGGCTTGGATTATTATAATTCGCTTAAGTATGCCTGGGAGAACTATTGTAACGGCACTATCATTTTTAATAACACCTTCCCAGAACCAAAAATTGAGAACACCAAAAAGGAGTACGATAAAATTCAGGTTAAGCCCAAAAAAGGGTTTACACCCTTTGAACTTTCGGTTTTGGGCGTTGGCATCAAGGAGGAGCATTGTAAGGATTTTAGCCTAGTTGCTTTGGACTACTACATTACCAAAAAAGGCTATAAGATTAAATCTACCGATGAGTACCCGATATACTACTACGATTATGGTACATTCGGAAAAATATACCAACCTTTTGCAAAGGAGTATCGATTTTTGTACGTTGGCGAAAAGCCCGACCACTATATTTTTTCCGATAACAGAACCGCCAAACTTTTAAATAAGATTAAGAAGGGTGAATTCCTATCTACTGATGATGAGAATTCTGATAAACAGCTAGAAGAGGTTATTATGTGTACTGGCCCATCGGATGCGCTAACGGTGTATACGAATGGTTACCGGGTTGTTTGGTTTAATTCAGAAACAGGAGATTTCACTGCTTCAGATTATCGAATTCTTAAAAAGCTAGCAAAAACAATCTATACGCTGCCAGACATTGATAAAACAGGCGTTAAGGAGGTTCTTGAGATATGTACTAGGTTTTTAGATATTCATATTATTTGGCTGCCCGAAGATTTAAAACGCTTTAAGGATTGGAAGGGTAACCAGTGTAAGGATGTGCGGGATTTCTTTAAGTACTACCATAATACCACTTATTATAATAATGCTTTCTACTTTAAAAAGCTAGTCGAAACCTCACTTTCACTTCAATTCTGGGTTGTAATTATTGAAGAGGACAAGAACGGAATTAAGCACTTTAAATATGAGATTAGCAACGAGCATATATATCGTTTCTTAAATGCTTGTGGTTTTTTCACCATTGATTCCAAGGCAACTAAAAGCGAGTACTCCTACATTCGAATAATTGATAATGTAGTAGAAGAAATCCCTGAAAAGAAGATTCAGGAGCACATTAACAAGTTCCTGATTGATTATTTAGGAAATCATCTGGAGTACTATAACATTAAGCTGATTAACTCAATTCACCGAACTAACCAGCTAAAATTAGCCTCCCTGGCAAAGCTTAAGAGAATTGAGCTCGATTTTAAGTCGTACGGCGTTGGGTTCGATTATCTTTTCTTTAAGAATTGCGCTATCCTAATTACAGGGCAAAAGATTGAAAAATTCTCTATTAATACTACCAGTAAGTATGTAATGAAGGATAAAATAATAGACTTTCATTTTATACCGTCAGAAAGCCCATTTTCGATTGAATTCACACAAGAGTACAGAGAGTTGCTTGAAAGCCTAGATCGTTCAAATTTGCCACAAGAAAAAGAAATTATAAGGACAAAAATTGACGGTGTACGGGATGTGGATAGGTTTGAATTAATTATTAAAGATAATAGCTATTCGCTAATCCGCTACCTGATTAACACGTCCAACGTTCATTGGCAAAAGCAGGAAAAGGGAATTTCCCTTACTCTTGATGAGATAAAGGAAAATAATCTACATTTTATTAATAAAGTAATCGCATTAGGTTACTGCCTTTATCGGTACAAGGAAGCAGGGAGGGCTTACGCTACCTATGCAATGGAAACATCACAAGGGATGCTGGGCGCACACCGGGGCGGGACTGGGAAAAGTTTTTTCTTTTCTTTAATAAAGTACGTTCGCAAATTGGTAGAAGAAAGCGGACAAAAAGCAGATTTGGTAACGGACAAGCATCTATTCAGCAAGGTAATTAAGGGAGATACAGAATTCGCCTACTTTGATGATGTTGCAGAAAGGCACGATCTACATATTTTTATGCCAGCCGTTACCGGGGCAATGGAGGTTGAGCCAAAGTTTGTTAACAAGTATACAATTGATTACGAAGAATCTCCGAAGATTGGCATTTCATCCAATCACCCTGTTCGCAACATGGATCCATCTTTAAAACGAAGGTTGTGGTTTGTAGGCTTTTCCGATTACTATCACCCCGAGGAAAGAAGCACAGGAACTAAAGAAAGAACTATGCTCACAGAGTTTGGGAAAAATCTTATCAAAGATTTTACCAACGATGAGATGAGCAAGTACTACAACCTAATGTGCTGGTGCCTCAATTTCTACTTAAAGTTTCATGAAAAGGTTAACCCCCCAATGGATGATATAGAGAAACGAAACCTACAGGGGTTGCTTGGTGATGAGTTCATTGACTGGGCTAGGGACTATTTTACTGTAGAAAAATTGAACATCGACCTTAATAAGGAAAATGCTTTCACTGATTATAAAGAAAGATTTACAGAAAAGGATAGAAGATTTTTAAAAGCAACAAAATTTAAGCAACGCCTAAAGCTGTACGCTGAATATTGCGGGTACATATTTAACCCACAAGATTTAATGTGTTCGCAAACGGAAATCCAGCGCAATGATATTCGCAAGCATGTGGATGGTAAAGATGTCTACTGTTTTCACTACCGAACGAATGATTTTAAAACCACACCCGAACAGCCAAAGAAAGATTATGAAGTAGTTATTAATAATCAAAAAATTCCTTTCTAA
- a CDS encoding DNA cytosine methyltransferase has protein sequence MVIKLLDLCCKAGGCSVGYYRAAKALGLDIEIVGIDKDYQPNYPFTFIQSDAIYYLAENLNTFDIYHASPPCQKYTQGTAPHRAKGKVYADIINPIRELFNKTEKPCIIENVPTAPIRPDVVLTGNMFGLKVLRKRHFELISWFMLNPYIPQKIGSVKDGDFACIFGKGAYRKSQGDAMPKFKQSSVVETWSFAMGIDWMKKDTELAEAIPPAYTEYIGKQLFKTL, from the coding sequence ATGGTAATTAAACTCCTCGATTTATGCTGTAAAGCTGGCGGGTGTTCGGTAGGTTACTACAGGGCTGCAAAAGCATTAGGATTAGATATTGAGATAGTAGGAATTGACAAGGATTATCAACCGAACTACCCCTTTACATTCATTCAATCCGATGCTATTTACTATCTAGCAGAAAACCTTAACACCTTCGATATTTACCATGCCTCCCCGCCTTGTCAAAAATATACTCAAGGAACTGCACCGCACAGGGCAAAGGGAAAGGTTTATGCTGATATTATTAATCCTATCAGGGAGCTATTCAACAAAACCGAAAAACCTTGCATTATCGAAAATGTGCCAACTGCACCTATTCGCCCTGATGTAGTGCTAACTGGTAATATGTTCGGGTTAAAAGTTTTACGCAAACGCCACTTTGAGCTAATTAGCTGGTTTATGCTTAACCCTTATATACCTCAAAAAATTGGTTCGGTTAAGGATGGTGATTTCGCTTGCATATTTGGCAAGGGAGCGTACCGTAAAAGCCAGGGTGATGCTATGCCAAAATTTAAACAATCATCCGTTGTGGAAACATGGAGCTTTGCGATGGGCATCGACTGGATGAAAAAGGATACTGAATTAGCTGAGGCTATACCCCCGGCATACACAGAATATATTGGCAAACAATTATTTAAAACATTATGA
- a CDS encoding peptidoglycan hydrolase, whose amino-acid sequence MNLIQFVETFFSYAMNSQKTHGVPFEVALAQSILETGYGKYAPGNMMFGVKAGSNWKGDKQLIKTTEYHVTDKVKYPEIISIVKQPSGKYLYTVRDYFRKYPTPQESFNDYAIMLTKNFKTAFQYSSDPFRFAKELALKGYATDPLYYSKIESLIKSIQAKKKLLKLPG is encoded by the coding sequence ATGAATCTTATTCAATTTGTAGAAACTTTTTTTAGTTATGCAATGAATAGCCAAAAAACTCATGGAGTTCCTTTTGAAGTGGCGTTGGCACAATCAATTTTAGAAACTGGCTATGGGAAGTATGCCCCCGGGAATATGATGTTTGGCGTTAAGGCGGGTAGCAACTGGAAGGGTGATAAACAGCTGATAAAAACCACTGAGTATCACGTTACGGACAAAGTGAAATACCCAGAGATTATAAGCATAGTTAAACAACCAAGCGGTAAGTACTTATATACTGTTAGGGATTACTTTAGGAAATATCCAACTCCTCAAGAATCTTTTAATGATTACGCTATAATGCTTACTAAAAATTTCAAAACAGCATTTCAGTATAGTAGCGATCCTTTTCGATTTGCCAAAGAACTTGCACTAAAGGGTTATGCTACAGACCCACTATATTATAGCAAGATAGAAAGCCTTATCAAAAGTATACAGGCAAAAAAAAAATTGTTAAAGCTACCGGGATAG
- a CDS encoding site-specific integrase produces the protein MTTLIHTLKYKEPHLRDYKGDVTKRWAVYWYIFDTKNERWIRQVKWISINLNPRERYTEAERLISEIKKDLKRGFTGDAKKNIPRIEEAIDMAIAFKSNYLSSRTSQSYTNIAAKFKKWAKKNCPVMKVTDFTKYDANRFLNELFIKKKFAAKTINCYTQYLQAIFNYIGELHKLDENPFKKKKLKEAVPEITVWDDGSKKKLADYTRVNEPELFIIILLVYHCFIRPNEIRLLKIKDIDLDKGIVRINASTSKTNIFKSPTLSNQLIELLQPIASSYNKNLYLFSDELRPGPKPISRNIISMRFKHIREKLGISKELKLYSFKHTGNSELIDLGINIRELQLQNGHTSIAMTERYIYRLNSGANLNIKMNVKNL, from the coding sequence ATGACAACTTTGATACACACGCTTAAATATAAAGAGCCTCACCTAAGAGATTACAAAGGTGATGTAACTAAACGATGGGCTGTTTACTGGTACATCTTTGATACAAAAAATGAAAGGTGGATTAGGCAAGTAAAATGGATTTCCATTAATCTAAACCCTAGAGAGAGGTATACTGAAGCAGAAAGATTAATCAGTGAAATAAAAAAGGATTTAAAGCGAGGGTTTACAGGTGATGCTAAAAAAAATATACCGAGAATCGAGGAGGCTATAGACATGGCCATAGCCTTTAAATCAAACTACCTATCCAGTAGAACCTCTCAGAGCTATACCAATATTGCGGCCAAATTTAAAAAGTGGGCAAAAAAGAATTGCCCTGTAATGAAGGTTACCGATTTTACAAAGTATGATGCTAATAGGTTCCTGAATGAGCTATTTATTAAAAAGAAGTTTGCGGCTAAAACAATCAACTGCTATACTCAATATCTGCAAGCAATTTTCAATTATATAGGCGAACTTCATAAGTTGGATGAAAACCCATTCAAGAAAAAGAAACTTAAAGAGGCTGTACCTGAAATAACTGTTTGGGATGATGGGAGCAAAAAGAAATTAGCTGATTATACCAGGGTGAACGAACCAGAATTATTTATTATAATTCTTTTAGTTTACCACTGCTTTATACGGCCAAACGAAATTAGATTACTCAAGATAAAGGATATTGACCTAGATAAAGGAATAGTTAGAATAAATGCGAGTACCAGTAAAACAAACATATTTAAAAGCCCTACACTATCAAACCAGCTAATAGAATTACTACAGCCAATTGCTAGCAGCTATAACAAAAACCTTTATCTATTCTCCGATGAGTTAAGACCAGGGCCAAAACCAATTAGCAGAAATATAATAAGTATGAGATTTAAGCACATTCGGGAAAAACTAGGAATAAGTAAGGAGCTTAAACTATACTCCTTTAAGCATACTGGAAACTCTGAACTAATAGACCTAGGAATAAATATAAGGGAGCTTCAGCTACAGAATGGACATACCTCAATAGCCATGACCGAAAGATATATATACAGGCTAAACAGCGGAGCAAACCTTAATATAAAGATGAACGTTAAGAATCTTTAA
- a CDS encoding S9 family peptidase codes for MKKSCLTAITFWVILLSTISVYSQKRKISLDDLYKKGVFYEKSVSGITSMNNGESYTFLEDDKRVVEYDYSSGKQLSVLFDPSSFHNNDLLRFENYTLSNNETKMFVITNVSTIYRHSFKATYYIYDIKQKTSEPLSESNQVMLATFSPDAQKVSYVRDNNIFIKNLTTKEEKQITFDGLYNSIINGAADWVYEEEFALITGMQWSPDSKKLAFYRFDESEVMQFNMTKFQNNLYPENYTFKYSKAGEKNSVVSIHVYNTESGKTFKMDVGGENNQYIARIKWTYSPDQLCIIRMNRLQNKMDFLTADANTGESKTFYTEENKYYLPEPTDNLVTFTEDGKNFIITSERNGYNHIYLYGMDGKLVKQLTDGTNEVIEIYGYDDKGKRIFFKGFDLSPLRTTIYSVKIEDLELAKLSPNSGSNNAEFSKNFKYFILSQSNSVSPTLVTVNKDKGKQIRVLEDNHTLKETLAYYDIPKKEFFSFKTSEGVDLNAYIIKPLNFNPSIKYPVMMTQYSGPGSISVKDEWDLSWDQYLASIGYIVVCVDGRGTGGKGEAFQKMTYGQLGYYESIDQIETAKYLKTLGYVDSSRIGIWGWSYGGYMSSLCLFKGADVFKMAIAVAPVTNWRYYDSVYTERFMGLPQDNALGYDKNSPINYVDKLKGKLLIVHGTGDDNVHMQNSIEMIEKLIQANKQFDMMFYPDKNHNIYGGNTTLHLYTMMSKYVKENL; via the coding sequence ATGAAAAAAAGTTGTTTAACAGCAATTACTTTCTGGGTTATTCTTCTTTCTACTATATCTGTATATTCACAAAAAAGAAAGATCTCATTAGATGATCTCTATAAGAAAGGTGTTTTCTACGAAAAGAGCGTGAGTGGCATAACATCAATGAATAATGGTGAAAGTTATACTTTTTTAGAGGATGACAAAAGGGTTGTAGAATATGATTATTCTTCCGGAAAGCAGCTAAGTGTTCTTTTTGATCCATCGAGTTTTCATAACAATGATTTATTGCGCTTTGAGAACTATACTTTAAGTAATAACGAGACTAAAATGTTTGTAATTACTAATGTTTCAACAATTTATCGACATTCATTTAAAGCCACATACTACATCTATGATATAAAACAAAAAACTTCAGAGCCATTAAGCGAGAGCAATCAGGTAATGTTGGCTACCTTTTCTCCTGATGCACAAAAGGTATCGTATGTTAGGGATAACAATATTTTTATCAAGAATTTAACCACAAAAGAGGAAAAGCAAATAACTTTTGATGGGTTATATAATTCCATAATTAATGGTGCCGCAGATTGGGTTTACGAGGAAGAATTTGCCCTAATAACCGGCATGCAATGGTCGCCTGATAGCAAAAAATTGGCGTTTTACCGATTCGATGAGAGCGAGGTTATGCAATTCAACATGACAAAGTTCCAGAATAATTTATACCCCGAAAACTATACTTTTAAATACTCAAAGGCAGGTGAAAAGAATTCAGTTGTATCTATTCATGTGTACAACACAGAATCGGGTAAAACATTCAAAATGGATGTTGGCGGAGAGAACAACCAATACATTGCCCGTATAAAATGGACATACAGTCCAGATCAGCTTTGCATAATTAGGATGAACCGTTTACAAAATAAGATGGATTTCCTCACAGCCGATGCAAATACTGGAGAATCCAAGACATTTTACACCGAGGAGAATAAGTACTATTTACCTGAACCCACCGACAATCTTGTAACATTCACCGAGGATGGCAAAAACTTTATAATAACCAGCGAGAGGAATGGTTATAATCATATCTACCTTTATGGAATGGATGGTAAATTGGTTAAACAACTTACTGATGGAACGAATGAGGTGATTGAAATATACGGTTATGACGATAAAGGGAAGCGGATTTTCTTCAAAGGATTTGATTTAAGCCCTTTAAGAACCACAATCTATAGCGTAAAGATAGAAGATTTAGAATTAGCTAAACTTTCACCAAATTCGGGGAGTAACAATGCTGAGTTTAGTAAAAACTTCAAATATTTTATTCTCTCACAATCAAACTCTGTAAGCCCCACTCTAGTTACCGTTAATAAAGATAAAGGAAAGCAAATCAGAGTATTGGAGGATAATCATACATTAAAGGAAACCCTTGCATACTATGATATTCCAAAAAAGGAATTTTTCTCATTTAAAACTTCGGAAGGGGTTGATCTCAATGCCTATATCATTAAGCCGCTAAATTTTAACCCATCAATCAAATACCCTGTAATGATGACCCAGTATAGTGGCCCCGGTTCAATTTCTGTTAAGGATGAGTGGGATTTGAGTTGGGATCAATATTTAGCCTCTATTGGGTATATTGTAGTTTGTGTAGATGGTAGAGGCACAGGTGGCAAAGGCGAAGCTTTTCAGAAAATGACTTATGGGCAACTTGGTTACTATGAATCAATAGACCAGATTGAAACGGCAAAATATCTTAAAACTCTTGGATACGTTGATTCTTCAAGAATTGGAATATGGGGATGGAGCTACGGTGGGTACATGTCATCACTGTGCTTATTTAAAGGGGCAGATGTATTCAAAATGGCTATTGCAGTTGCACCAGTAACTAATTGGAGATATTACGATTCGGTATATACCGAAAGGTTTATGGGTTTACCACAGGATAATGCCCTTGGGTATGATAAGAATTCGCCAATTAATTATGTTGATAAGCTGAAAGGTAAACTACTTATTGTTCATGGCACTGGTGATGATAATGTACACATGCAGAATTCTATTGAAATGATTGAAAAGCTGATCCAAGCCAATAAACAATTCGATATGATGTTCTACCCCGATAAAAATCATAATATTTATGGAGGCAATACAACCTTGCATCTTTATACGATGATGAGTAAGTATGTGAAGGAGAATCTTTAG
- the thrS gene encoding threonine--tRNA ligase, producing the protein MIKITFPDGNVREYPQGVTGLDVAKSISERLAKEVLSVTVSGEVWDLTRPITTNATLRLHKWDDEQGKHAFWHSSAHLMAEAIESLYPGTKFGIGPSIENGFYYDVDFGTTTLVEADLVKIEEKMMEFVREKQDIVRKEISKTEALKLFNDKGDNYKVELISDLEDGTITLYTQGGFTDLCRGPHLPDTSFIKSIKLLSIAGAYWRGDEKNKMLTRIYGITFPQKKQLDEYLVLLEEAKKRDHRKIGKELELFTFSQNVGAGLPLWLPRGTALRDKLEQFLKKVQKKHGYEQVITPHIGQKELYITSGHWAKYGKDSFRPITTPQEGEEFMLKPMNCPHHCEIYKSKPRSYKDLPVRFAEFGTVYRYEQSGELHGLTRVRGFTQDDAHLFCRPDQVKEEFLKVIDIVLYIFKTLNFTEFTAQISLRDPNNTEKYIGTDENWNKAEQAIIEAANEKGLKTVTVLGEAAFYGPKLDFMVKDAIGRKWQLGTIQVDYNLPERFQLEYIGADDKRYRPIMIHRAPFGSMERFVAVLIEHTGGKFPLWLTPDQAVILPISEKYNEYAKKVLNFLNNSDIRTLIDDRNEKIGKKIRDNELKRIPYLIIVGEKEEEAGLVAVRVQGEGDKGQMKLEEFVNFINDEIKKQLE; encoded by the coding sequence ATGATTAAAATTACTTTCCCCGATGGAAATGTTAGAGAGTATCCACAAGGGGTAACAGGGCTTGATGTAGCAAAGAGCATTTCCGAAAGACTTGCTAAAGAAGTTCTTTCAGTAACTGTTAGCGGTGAGGTTTGGGATCTTACCCGTCCAATTACTACAAATGCTACCCTTCGCTTACACAAGTGGGACGATGAGCAAGGGAAGCATGCATTTTGGCATTCATCAGCACATTTAATGGCCGAGGCAATCGAAAGTCTTTACCCTGGTACTAAGTTTGGTATTGGACCAAGCATCGAGAATGGTTTTTATTATGATGTAGATTTTGGAACAACAACTCTTGTTGAGGCGGATCTTGTTAAGATCGAAGAAAAAATGATGGAGTTTGTTCGTGAGAAACAGGATATTGTTCGTAAAGAGATTTCGAAAACTGAAGCCCTTAAATTATTTAACGATAAGGGCGATAACTATAAAGTAGAACTTATTTCAGATTTGGAAGATGGAACCATTACACTTTACACTCAAGGTGGTTTTACCGATTTGTGCAGAGGGCCACACCTTCCTGATACAAGTTTTATAAAATCAATTAAACTACTAAGCATAGCTGGAGCTTACTGGAGAGGTGATGAGAAAAACAAGATGCTAACCCGTATCTATGGGATTACTTTCCCTCAAAAGAAACAGCTAGATGAATATCTTGTACTACTGGAGGAGGCAAAAAAGCGTGATCACAGGAAAATAGGAAAGGAATTAGAACTTTTCACTTTCTCACAAAATGTTGGTGCTGGTCTACCTTTATGGTTACCTCGTGGGACTGCATTGCGCGATAAACTTGAACAATTCCTAAAGAAAGTTCAAAAGAAACATGGATATGAGCAGGTAATTACCCCGCATATAGGGCAGAAAGAGTTATATATCACCTCTGGTCACTGGGCTAAGTATGGAAAGGATAGTTTCCGCCCCATTACAACGCCACAGGAAGGGGAGGAGTTCATGTTAAAACCAATGAACTGCCCTCACCATTGCGAAATTTATAAATCAAAACCACGTTCATATAAAGATTTACCTGTTCGTTTTGCAGAGTTTGGTACAGTTTACCGTTACGAGCAGAGTGGCGAACTACATGGTTTGACAAGGGTTCGTGGTTTTACTCAGGATGATGCTCACCTTTTCTGTCGTCCAGATCAGGTTAAAGAGGAATTTTTAAAGGTAATTGATATTGTACTTTACATTTTTAAAACATTAAACTTTACTGAATTTACCGCTCAGATATCACTTCGTGATCCAAACAACACCGAGAAGTATATTGGAACAGATGAGAACTGGAATAAAGCTGAGCAAGCAATTATTGAGGCTGCAAACGAAAAGGGATTAAAAACTGTTACCGTACTTGGTGAGGCTGCTTTCTATGGTCCAAAACTGGACTTTATGGTTAAGGATGCTATTGGACGTAAATGGCAACTGGGTACAATTCAGGTTGACTATAACCTTCCTGAACGCTTCCAACTTGAATATATAGGTGCAGACGATAAACGATATCGCCCAATTATGATCCATCGTGCACCATTCGGATCAATGGAGCGATTCGTTGCAGTTCTTATCGAGCATACAGGTGGAAAATTCCCTCTTTGGCTAACCCCCGATCAGGCTGTTATATTACCAATCAGCGAAAAATATAACGAATACGCAAAAAAAGTTTTGAATTTCCTAAATAATTCCGATATTCGCACGCTGATTGACGATA